From a single Candidatus Zixiibacteriota bacterium genomic region:
- a CDS encoding thrombospondin type 3 repeat-containing protein: MAYSDVDGDLVPDNVDNCPSVSNPGQLDADFDGRGDACCCLGTTGNVDGDPGDVIDISDLSAMVDYLFFGGGISNCFEENDADRSLAVDISDLQLLIDFLFFGAALPSCP; the protein is encoded by the coding sequence ATGGCGTATTCCGACGTCGACGGCGATCTTGTCCCGGACAATGTTGACAATTGTCCGAGTGTGTCCAATCCCGGGCAACTGGATGCCGATTTCGACGGTCGCGGCGACGCCTGCTGCTGCCTCGGAACGACCGGTAATGTCGACGGCGACCCCGGTGACGTCATTGACATTTCTGATCTCTCGGCAATGGTGGACTATCTGTTTTTTGGTGGGGGCATTTCGAATTGCTTTGAGGAAAATGACGCGGACCGTTCCCTCGCGGTGGACATATCGGACCTTCAGTTGTTGATCGACTTTTTGTTTTTCGGGGCGGCGCTGCCGAGCTGTCCGTGA